One Pichia kudriavzevii chromosome 3, complete sequence genomic window carries:
- a CDS encoding uncharacterized protein (PKUD0C10510; Pfam Domains: Mito_carr(2.3e-47)), whose protein sequence is MTSNTTTEKIKMIPGITGDIEYKDPLFTMPSILGPYKVALLSYASSMISTTCGFPLDSIKTRMQIHTYPTALNCLKATILNEGFRGLFRGLAVPLFSTSLTRSLTVSIYTNCKPMVSSIVPSFDIVSIENQETKRFIQNYPVSFLSGVCAGALISLFACPFELTKIFQQIVLVVNRDGNFMKEKSKLPTRVVEIARNIVKYEGLKGLYSGYRFHVVRDGFSAGIFYSVYETVKLTLQAKLNQSKALSDKEKSSLGALCVPLSGAISGSLSWVLVYPIDTVKANYQKDVLRNIIRAKMGLSKLEIKPKKIEYFNREMYKGFGPSITRSVGVTMIFFSAFEYFMKNIA, encoded by the coding sequence atgaCCAGCAACACCAcaacagaaaaaatcaaaatgatcCCCGGAATTACAGGCGATATTGAGTATAAAGACCCTTTATTCACTATGCCTTCAATATTAGGGCCATATAAGGTGGCATTGTTATCTTATGCCTCATCGATGATATCGACCACCTGCGGATTCCCATTGGATTCCATAAAGACGAGAATGCAGATCCATACATATCCAACGGCTTTAAACTGTCTCAAAGCAACGATACTAAACGAGGGATTCCGTGGGTTATTCAGAGGTTTAGCCGTACCATTATTTTCTACCTCGTTGACACGTTCACTGACTGTGTCAATCTATACAAACTGCAAACCGATGGTTTCCTCAATAGTACCTTCCTTTGACATTGTAAGTATAGAAAACCAAGAAACTAAGCGGTTTATACAGAATTATCCGGTTTCCTTCCTCTCTGGAGTGTGTGCCGGtgctttgatttcattatttGCTTGTCCTTTTGAATTAACTAAGATATTTCAGCAAATTGTCCTGGTTGTCAATAGAGATGGTAATTTcatgaaggaaaaaagcAAGCTTCCAACTAGAGTCGTGGAGATTGCAAGAAATATAGTAAAGTATGAAGGATTAAAGGGACTGTATTCAGGATATAGATTTCATGTCGTTAGAGATGGGTTTAGTGCTGGTATCTTTTATAGCGTCTATGAAACGGTAAAACTAACTTTGCAGGCAAAACTGAATCAATCTAAAGCTCTCAGTGACAAAGAAAAGTCAAGTTTGGGAGCTTTGTGTGTTCCGTTATCCGGTGCTATTTCAGGTAGCTTGTCATGGGTACTTGTGTATCCCATAGATACCGTTAAGGCTAATTACCAAAAGGATGTCTTACGAAATATCATTAGGGCAAAAATGGGCCTGtcaaaattggaaatcaaGCCTAAGAAAATCGAATATTTTAATAGAGAAATGTACAAAGGTTTTGGACCATCTATTACAAGATCAGTAGGTGTTACtatgatatttttttctgcatttgaatatttcatgAAAAACATTGCATGA
- a CDS encoding uncharacterized protein (PKUD0C10500; Pfam Domains: Aminotran_3(1.2e-50)) — protein sequence MVASTVQDSQVFQRVISEKSPILTKANGMYITVEDPVSGEQKEIIDAMTGAAVGSLGHQDAEIVQAMCDAAKTSNYSFGIYLGNRASEELSSFIIEHSPKDHFASCLWVGSGSEANENAMKIAKQYHLEKGDSKRYKFISRLNSYHGFTIGSLSIGDGIRKAEFKDILLSEDQTPKVSACYPYRGIKGGMTEEDYTKELLDELEQKFIESDPNTVAAVYLETVGGSSFGTCLPPKGYLDGVKRICDKYGALFCLDEVMVGLGRNGKYHCYESFMSPGLGPDLMTVGKTIGSGYVTLAGVLISPKVKDAVVAGSNASNGAQTYHCHEFNCKVGLEVQKKLWREDYFSKGAKVGRYMMEQIKERTKSFKTAGDVRGLPLFFSVELCDPVTKQPLPPSYKYAYKVQDKCFEKGITTMGFQGTAGSTTDADGKIVGLGDHISLAPAYIITQKEGELIVDAFVSALAEAEAEYFASI from the coding sequence ATGGTAGCTAGTACAGTACAAGAttctcaagtttttcaaagagtAATCTCCGAAAAGTCCCCAATCCTAACTAAAGCAAACGGGATGTACATCACTGTTGAAGATCCAGTCAGTGGGGagcaaaaggaaattaTCGATGCCATGACAGGTGCGGCAGTGGGTTCCCTTGGTCATCAGGATGCTGAGATCGTTCAAGCTATGTGTGATGCTGCGAAGACTTCCAACTATTCATTTGGTATTTATCTTGGAAACCGTGCCAGTGAAGAGCTCTCTTCTTTTATTATAGAACATTCCCCTAAAGATCATTTTGCATCTTGTTTATGGGTTGGTTCTGGATCTGAAGCCAACGAAAACGCAATGAAGATTGCCAAACAATATCATCTTGAAAAAGGTGATAGCAAAAGATATAAGTTTATTTCAAGATTAAACTCTTACCATGGTTTCACGATCGGCTCTTTGTCCATTGGTGATGGTATTAGAAAAGCAGAATTTAAAGATATTCTATTGTCTGAAGATCAAACACCAAAGGTTTCAGCATGTTACCCATACAGAGGTATCAAAGGAGGTATGacagaagaagattatACTAAAGAATTGCTTGACGAACTTGAGCAGAAGTTTATTGAATCGGACCCCAACACTGTCGCTGCAGTTTACTTAGAAACCGTTGGGGGTTCGAGTTTTGGAACATGTTTACCACCAAAAGGTTATCTTGATGGCGTGAAAAGAATATGTGATAAATATGGTGCATTATTCTGCCTTGACGAGGTCATGGTAGGTTTAGGTAGAAATGGTAAATATCATTGTTATGAATCATTCATGTCACCTGGATTAGGTCCTGATTTAATGACAGTCGGTAAAACCATCGGGTCCGGTTATGTTACACTTGCTGGTGTTTTAATCTCACCAAAAGTTAAGGATGCGGTTGTTGCTGGTTCTAATGCCTCCAACGGTGCACAGACATACCATTGCCATGAATTCAACTGCAAAGTTGGTTTGGAAGTCCAGAAGAAGCTCTGGAGGGAAGATTACTTCAGCAAGGGTGCTAAAGTAGGTAGATACATGATGgaacaaatcaaagaaaggACCAAGAGTTTCAAGACCGCCGGTGATGTGAGGGGTTTGccattgtttttctctgtCGAGCTATGTGACCCAGTAACAAAACAACCGCTTCCACCATCATACAAATACGCTTACAAGGTTCAAGATAAATGCTTCGAAAAGGGAATCACTACAATGGGATTCCAAGGGACCGCCGGTTCCACTACCGATGCTGATGGTAAAATTGTTGGACTTGGAGATCATATCAGTCTTGCCCCAGCATACATCATCACTCAAAAAGAAGGTGAGCTTATTGTGGATGCCTTTGTTAGTGCACTAGCTGAAGCTGAAGCTGAATATTTTGCCTCTATATAA
- a CDS encoding uncharacterized protein (PKUD0C10520; similar to Saccharomyces cerevisiae YDR257C (RKM4); ancestral locus Anc_5.616), whose translation MEAQLFCLSKSQTQFFFLVEIFHFFFHPNLTFFQIYTLLVSCEATLIMSDFDKETENFVNWVQKQFSSVSSKFEVADLRKSGEGRGLIATDNIKKGEILFELSRDHILNIDNAALTQLRSENKAELYALNQWQALIACVAYEWFLGEKSKFYHYFNVLPLNRENYSSLMFWNDEELQLLKPSGVLGRIGKDAAEQMYAILIGNVIPNKLKLPQLAEFLTLERFHIVASLIMSYSFDVDHPEEIETVEQEDAEEEEVNEKESHETIIMDDHHCEDAHHEINHHHTEDEDDELSVDEDLDEAVDPVYEDTYFKSMVPLADTLNSNTSHFNATLKYEKTKLVMVADKDIPKGEQIFNIYGELPNSEILRKYGYVELPSSKFEFAELLLSSIKVYFEGLFSTKIECIKEPQASHLIECIIETIAESEYLDEEMMRESDSTIISERYEIYANGEVLIDVVLLLQILTSILQAGQSDEKWFKKITKSIERKPSPELLALINRTILKSYQLIERNSFITKSVKDYLEELIKLRLSEYPTHIIDGTYNLPEKAGAFTKKELADVVLFNEAQCLRDVIDGKFPPKNEDGNNRYITIDDDKFLKNILKRKLEQEKSKPAKKHKK comes from the coding sequence ATGGAGGCTCAACTTTTTTGTCTATCAAAAAGCCAAacacaatttttttttttagttgaaatttttcacttctTTTTTCACCCGAATTTGactttctttcaaatatatacCCTTCTGGTTTCCTGTGAAGCAACCTTAATCATGTCCGACTTTGATAAGGAAACTGAGAATTTTGTTAATTGGGTGCAAAAACAGTTTTCTAGCGTTTCTTCGAAATTTGAAGTCGCCGACTTGAGGAAATCTGGTGAAGGTCGTGGTTTGATAGCTACAGACAACATTAAAAAGGGTGAAATACTATTTGAACTTTCAAGAGACCATATCTTGAATATTGATAATGCAGCATTAACGCAGCTGCGATCTGAGAACAAGGCTGAGTTGTACGCTTTGAACCAATGGCAAGCATTGATTGCCTGTGTTGCCTATGAGTGGTTTCTCGGTGAGAAATCCAAGTTTTACCACTACTTCAACGTCTTACCTCTTAACAGGGAGAATTACTCCAGCCTTATGTTTTGGAATGACGAAGAGTTGCAACTTTTAAAACCATCTGGTGTTTTGGGTAGAATTGGTAAGGATGCTGCTGAGCAAATGTATGCAATCCTAATTGGTAATGTAATACCaaataaattgaaactGCCTCAATTAGCAGAATTTTTAACTTTAGAGAGGTTCCACATTGTTGCAAGTTTAATTATGAGCTATTCATTTGATGTAGATCATCcagaagaaattgaaactgtAGAACAAGAGGACgctgaagaagaggaagtAAACGAAAAAGAGAGTCATGAAACAATAATCATGGATGACCATCATTGTGAGGACGCACATCATGAAATAAATCACCATCAtactgaagatgaagatgatgaattaaGTGTTGATGAAGACCTCGATGAAGCAGTTGACCCGGTATATGAAGACACATATTTCAAGTCAATGGTACCATTGGCAGACACACTCAATTCAAACACATCACACTTCAATGCAACCTTAAAGTACgaaaaaacaaagcttGTCATGGTTGCAGACAAGGACATTCCAAAAGGCGAACAAATTTTTAACATATACGGTGAATTACCCAATTCCGAAATATTACGCAAGTATGGATACGTTGAACTACCTTCCTCAAAATTTGAGTTTGCAGAACTTCTTCTTAGTTCTATCAAAGTGTATTTTGAAGGGCTTTTCTCAACGAAGATTGAATGTATTAAGGAGCCACAGGCAAGTCACTTGATTGAATGTATTATTGAAACCATCGCAGAATCTGAGTATCTCGACGAGGAAATGATGAGAGAATCTGATTCAACAATCATATCGGAAAGATATGAGATATATGCTAATGGTGAGGTTTTGATTGACGTTGTACTTCTACTTCAAATTCTAACTTCAATCTTGCAAGCCGGTCAATCAGATGAAAAATGGTTTAAAAAGATTACAAAATCTATCGAAAGGAAACCATCACCTGAACTTTTAGCCTTGATAAATCGAACAATTCTGAAATCTTACCAGCTGATAGAGAGAAACTCATTTATCACGAAATCGGTAAAAGACTATTTGGAAGAGCTAATCAAGTTAAGGCTCTCAGAGTATCCAACCCATATAATTGACGGCACTTATAACCTTCCCGAAAAAGCTGGAGCATTTACTAAAAAGGAACTAGCAGATGTTGTCCTTTTCAATGAAGCGCAATGTTTAAGAGATGTGATTGATGGAAAATTTCCACCGAAAAATGAGGATGGCAATAACAGGTACATTacaattgatgatgataagtttttgaagaacatACTCAAAAGAAAGCTGGAAcaagagaaatcaaagccAGCCAAAAAGCACAAAAAGTAA
- a CDS encoding uncharacterized protein (PKUD0C10490; similar to Saccharomyces cerevisiae YGR233C (PHO81); ancestral locus Anc_5.96), with protein MKFGKYLAARQLELPEYSPYFINYKQLKKLINALTQDNVSTLKAKNGSFFFRLERELEKVNQFYLEKESELRFRLDLLVEKKNKSMDHLISKKSITFISLYDGFKKFSKDLDRLEQFVELNETGFTKVLKKWDKRSKSCTKELYLTTTVNVQPIFHQNQIVELSDLVANNLMELESISDGDKSFIRYEAKNRKDDSDTCNCIENENTNPVVDNGSAENDDFGSSDQLYTDFYEITLQNANLPTKEQMLNLKEWSNQIISKLNVDTKKYTFSKVFMLLIRNLQIPDDSVLQFYEFFKEFIDLKFIDDINKRTCLIEVSTCQHSRNEVLQICLDSEVDPSIKDITGRTCLHYLTENGRDDMLVTILSFFKDKWNLSQIIDIQDNDSISPLLLAIINNHVSSVQILLDFGANGFPKQNVETPMYLPLNVACKFGNLEIVKLLLLQYGATESARKENLLTNSFQCNAEGLLPLHIVASSGNSDLVPLLLKYGADINQIDKLNKWSSIFYSVFSNDEKMTKTLIEYGADFTLKDEDGRNPLYYAIWEGNISVFNVLLESMRSHPFLNGKLSERNLSKSKIQVSSLTLSMNTNVDQFIDLNNLDTIPELSLPPPIIPLRKYGHNFLEKKIFLKLSFYTNRYSVKLNPNVFMASMPGRITISNNDLIPRNIMLPVLDNDKVVTFQLEGIDDETFGIDFELFPTFGTRLLAKATLTSSILKSEYPGLGMRNIGYLELPLLDVRLRTIGSLRFTYELIYPYSGKPLEISMHDTYWKLSSIDNENDKVKEKNEDCHLASFVTSSSLNGEYYGINVCLLHDGTPIVCPRAYIQPIEGVKLPISMFMFEQVRTMVYESEDHYLRTREKLQNITLDELKKEFNEIISHAYLPLEEFLAIINHQLPLNLDIFYPSIYELANCDLREFAYTSNKRINADDHNPMHSTNNLNYFVDSILNDIFNHVRYLRNNNISNSSRKLMISSNNPNVCTLFNWKQPNYPVFYNLNGIKYNRSDKLFYSCTANGISKGEKNDTNKSIGNYGEHTTNKISIDNIDSINKDSTEYINLLDYDDKLTRSIKAAINYVCANNLLGITVPERILSLCPEIVTSIRSKGLILVATKDCCDDSILSKHEYFPSSCEDINDLDEEIKHLEVASDIVPNGHRSNNVTTFSDSIDM; from the coding sequence ATGAAGTTTGGTAAATATTTGGCAGCCAGGCAGCTAGAATTGCCTGAATATTCACCATATTTCATTAACTACAAacagttgaaaaaattgattaaTGCCTTAACGCAAGATAATGTAAGTACGTTAAAGGCTAAGAATGgttccttcttcttcagattGGAGAGAGAATTGGAGAAAGTCAACCAATTCTATCTTGAGAAAGAGTCGGAATTGAGGTTTAGGTTAGATTTGTTggttgaaaagaagaataaatCGATGGACCACCTAATCTCTAAAAAGTCAATTACTTTTATATCCTTATATGATGGGTTTaagaaattttcaaaagactTGGATAGATTAGAACAGTTTGTGGAATTGAATGAAACAGGATTTacaaaagttttgaagaaatgggACAAGAGGTCGAAATCTTGTACTAAAGAATTATATCTTACAACAACGGTGAATGTCCAGCCTATTTTCCATCAGAATCAAATCGTCGAATTAAGCGATTTAGTTGCTAACAACTTGATGGAATTGGAATCAATATCTGATGGCGATAAATCTTTCATTAGGTACGAGGCTAAGAATAGGAAGGACGATTCTGACACTTGCAACTGTATCgagaatgaaaatacaaatcctgttgttgataatgGAAGTGCcgaaaatgatgatttcgGTTCATCCGATCAGTTGTATACCGATTTCTATGAAATCACACTACAGAATGCAAATTTACCAACTAAGGAACAGATGCTAAACTTAAAAGAGTGGTCAAACCAAATCATCTCAAAGTTAAACGTGGATACGAAAAAGtatactttttcaaaagtctTCATGCTTTTAATCCGTAACTTACAAATACCCGATGATTCAGTATTACAGTtttatgaattttttaaagAGTTTATCGATCTGAAATTCATCGATGATATAAATAAGCGAACTTGTCTCATTGAAGTTTCCACTTGTCAACATAGTAGAAACgaagttcttcaaatatgtCTTGATTCAGAGGTTGATCCTTCGATCAAAGATATCACAGGTAGAACCTGTTTACATTATCTAACAGAAAACGGTAGGGATGATATGCTAGTTACTATCTTGTCctttttcaaagacaaatGGAACCTCTCACAGATTATCGATATCCAAGATAATGATTCGATATCTCCCCTTTTATTGGCAATTATAAATAACCATGTTTCGTCGGTGCAAATATTATTAGACTTTGGCGCAAACGGAtttccaaaacaaaatgttGAAACACCGATGTACCTGCCTTTAAATGTTGCCTGTAAATTTGGTAACTTGGAAATAGTCAAATTACTATTGCTTCAGTATGGAGCAACAGAATCCGctagaaaagaaaacttaTTGACTAACTCTTTCCAATGTAATGCAGAGGGTTTATTGCCTTTACATATAGTCGCCTCTTCGGGGAATAGTGATCTAGTGCCACTACTACTAAAATACGGTGCAGATATtaatcaaattgataaattgaacaaatggTCATCAATCTTCTATTCAGTGTTTAGTAATGATGAGAAAATGACTAAAACACTTATAGAGTATGGTGCTGATTTTACTTTGaaggatgaagatggtAGAAACCCCTTATACTATGCAATATGGGAAGGTAATATATCAGTTTTTAACGTCCTATTAGAATCCATGAGAAGCCATCCCTTTCTAAATGGTAAACTAAGTGAGAGGAATCTTTCAAAGTCTAAAATTCAAGTGTCATCATTGACTCTAAGTATGAATACCAATGTGGATCAATTTATTGACTTAAACAACCTCGATACAATTCCAGAATTATCGTTACCACCTCCTATTATCCCGCTTAGAAAGTATGGCCATAATTTCCtcgaaaagaaaatattccTCAAGCTTTCATTTTACACAAATAGGTATTCGGTAAAATTGAATCCAAACGTGTTCATGGCGTCCATGCCTGGTAGAATAACAATTAGTAACAATGATTTGATTCCTCGAAATATCATGTTACCAGTTTTGGACAATGACAAAGTAGTAACATTTCAATTGGAAGGTATAGATGACGAGACGTttggtattgattttgagttGTTTCCGACCTTCGGTACCAGATTATTAGCAAAGGCGACATTGACATCCTCAATTCTAAAGTCAGAATACCCAGGTTTGGGTATGAGGAATATAGGTTATCTAGAGTTACCATTGCTTGATGTTAGGTTGAGAACAATAGGCTCTTTGCGGTTTACTTATGAATTAATTTATCCGTATTCAGGTAAACCATTGGAGATTTCAATGCACGATACATATTGGAAATTATCGTctattgataatgaaaatgacaaggtgaaggagaaaaatgaagattgTCACCTCGCATCTTTTGTCACCAGTTCTTCTCTCAATGGGGAGTACTATGGTATAAATGTCTGTCTATTACATGACGGTACTCCCATTGTTTGTCCCAGGGCATACATCCAGCCAATTGAGGGTGTTAAATTGCCAATTTCTATGTTTATGTTTGAACAGGTCAGAACAATGGTTTATGAAAGTGAAGACCATTATCTTAGAACTAGAGAGAAGTTACAGAATATAACGTTGGATgagttgaaaaaagagTTTAATGAAATCATAAGCCATGCTTATTTACCGCTTGAAGAATTTCTAGCGATTATTAACCATCAATTGCCTCTTAACCTTGACATATTTTATCCATCAATTTATGAGCTGGCAAATTGTGATTTGAGAGAATTTGCTTATACTTCcaataaaagaataaatGCCGATGATCATAATCCTATGCACTCGACGAACAACTTGAACTATTTTGTGGATTCCATATtaaatgatattttcaatcatGTCAGATACTTGCGAAACAATAACatctcaaattcaagcCGGAAGctgatgatttcttctaatAACCCCAACGTTTGTACTCTTTTCAACTGGAAGCAACCTAACTACCCGGTGTTTTACAACCTGAATGGCATAAAGTATAATAGGAGTGATAAACTATTTTATAGTTGCACCGCAAACGGTATTTCGAAAGGCGAGAAAAACGACACCAACAAGAGTATAGGAAATTATGGTGAACATACTACGaacaaaatatcaatagaTAATATTGATTCGATCAACAAAGATTCGACAGAATATATTAATTTGCTAGACTATGATGACAAATTAACAAGGTCAATCAAGGCAGCCATAAATTATGTGTGCGCAAACAACTTACTTGGTATCACAGTTCCTGAGCGTATACTTAGCTTATGTCCTGAAATCGTCACATCAATTAGATCGAAAGGACTAATATTGGTTGCTACTAAGGACTGCTGTGACGATTCAATTCTTTCCAAACATGAGTATTTCCCAAGTAGTTGCGAGGACATTAATGAtttagatgaagaaatcaaacatCTTGAAGTTGCGAGCGACATAGTACCGAATGGCCATCGTTCAAACAATGTCACAACTTTTAGTGATTCTATAGACATGTAA
- a CDS encoding uncharacterized protein (PKUD0C10530; similar to Saccharomyces cerevisiae YOR027W (STI1); ancestral locus Anc_5.617), producing MSTEEYKAKGNDAFRQKNFQEAIDYFTKAIEASETSNHVLYSNRSACYASLHKYDDALNDANECVKINPTWAKGYNRVGAAEFGLGKYEEAINAYNKALEIEPTNAMAKEGLTSASQAKESASSPNVNDMFGKFTDPQLINKLKVNPKTAEMMKDPSLVEKVRKMQTDPQSVAQDMMSDPRLMTVVTTILGIDLQQPPNGGAGAPSSFDNDVQMKDAEPASAAADESPAPKKEETKPKAAEKPKEEPVSSEKELADSYKAQANTLYKQKKFDEAIELYNKAWETYKDITYLNNRAAAEFEKGDYDASIQTCLTAVDEGREMRANYQLVAKSFARIGNCYVKKDDLKKAIEYYEKSLTEHRNADTLKKLRAAEKELKDREARAYIDKDKAEEARLKGKEYFTQGDWPNAVKAYAEMIKRDPSDARGYSNRAAALAKLMSFPDAIRDCDEAIKLDPTFIRAYIRKANAQLAMKEYKPCIDTLYEAKDAEMKNGNNPATLREIEGLLQKALSQRFEPLEGETYEQSVARFQKDPEVVEILQDPVMNTILQQAQGNPAALQEHMKNPEVYKKILILMAAGIIRTR from the coding sequence ATGTCCACAGAAGAATATAAGGCTAAGGGTAACGACGCATTCCGTCAAAAAAACTTCCAAGAAGCAATTGATTATTTTACAAAGGCAATAGAAGCCTCTGAAACATCAAACCATGTTCTATACTCAAACAGATCTGCTTGTTACGCTTCTTTGCATAAATATGACGATGCCTTAAATGATGCAAATGAGTGTGTGAAAATCAACCCAACATGGGCAAAAGGTTACAATAGAGTTGGTGCCGCAGAGTTTGGTCTAGGTAAATACGAGGAAGCAATCAATGCTTATAACAAAGCGCTTGAAATCGAGCCAACTAACGCAATGGCAAAGGAAGGTCTTACTTCAGCCAGTCAAGCAAAGGAGTCTGCCTCCAGTCCAAATGTAAATGATATGTTCGGCAAGTTTACTGATCCACAATTGATTAACAAATTGAAGGTTAACCCTAAAACAGCGGAAATGATGAAGGATCCTTCccttgttgaaaaagtcaGAAAAATGCAAACAGATCCTCAATCCGTTGCCCAAGATATGATGTCTGATCCAAGATTAATGACCGTTGTAACTACTATTTTGGGTATTGATTTGCAGCAACCACCTAATGGCGGTGCTGGTGcaccttcttcatttgaCAATGATGTACAAATGAAGGATGCAGAACCAGCATCAGCAGCTGCAGATGAAAGTCCAGCGccaaagaaggaagaaacaaaaccaaaggcAGCAGAAAAACCTAAGGAGGAGCCAGTTTCTTCTGAAAAGGAGCTAGCAGATTCCTACAAAGCACAAGCTAATACCTTGTATaagcaaaagaaatttgatgaagctATTGAATTGTACAACAAGGCTTGGGAAACCTATAAAGATATTACTTATTTGAACAACAGAGCAGCCGCGGAGTTTGAGAAGGGTGATTACGATGCTTCTATTCAAACCTGCCTAACTGCTGTAGACGAAGGTAGAGAAATGAGGGCAAACTATCAACTTGTTGCAAAATCTTTTGCCAGAATCGGTAACTGCTACGTGAAAAAGGACGATTTGAAGAAAGCAATCGAATATTACGAGAAATCATTGACCGAACATAGAAATGCAGACACCCTTAAAAAATTAAGGGCAGCTGAGaaggaattgaaagatAGGGAAGCTCGTGCATATATTGACAAAGATAAAGCTGAAGAAGCGAGATTGAAAGGTAAGGAATACTTTACTCAAGGCGATTGGCCTAATGCAGTTAAGGCGTACGCCGAAATGATCAAGAGGGATCCTAGTGATGCTAGGGGATACTCAAACAGAGCTGCTGCTTTGGCTAAATTGATGTCTTTTCCAGACGCTATCAGAGATTGTGATGAGGCAATCAAGTTAGATCCTACTTTTATTAGAGCATACATCAGGAAGGCCAATGCTCAACTAGCAATGAAAGAATACAAGCCATGTATCGACACACTATACGAAGCTAAGGATGCAGAAATGAAGAATGGAAACAACCCTGCAACTTTGAGggaaattgaaggattaTTGCAAAAGGCTCTAAGTCAAAGATTCGAACCATTAGAGGGTGAAACATATGAACAGTCTGTTGCAAGGTTCCAAAAGGACCcagaagttgttgaaattcttcaagatCCTGTTATGAATACCATTTTACAACAAGCCCAAGGTAACCCAGCTGCACTACAGGAACACATGAAGAATCCTGAAGTTTACAAGAAGATTCTTATTTTGATGGCTGCTGGTATTATCAGGACCCGTTAA